In Acidobacteriota bacterium, one genomic interval encodes:
- a CDS encoding FixH family protein translates to MQTKSVTLLFLSVLAFAAACRTGSPTGEQTIKSTKVGELTVTLANSTGQVTHGENDLTLSFTDASGKLVDVGAASLSFHMAGMGSMAEMNDRATLTTTDTPGKYRAHIKVEMGGTWEAQIAYQGPQGTGKASMNVQTK, encoded by the coding sequence ATGCAGACAAAATCCGTCACGCTACTTTTTCTGAGTGTGCTGGCCTTCGCCGCCGCCTGTCGTACCGGTTCACCAACGGGCGAACAAACCATCAAATCCACCAAAGTGGGCGAGCTGACCGTTACCCTCGCCAACTCGACCGGCCAGGTTACTCATGGCGAGAATGATCTGACACTTTCGTTTACCGATGCCTCCGGCAAATTGGTAGACGTCGGCGCGGCCTCGCTCAGCTTCCACATGGCCGGGATGGGTTCGATGGCTGAGATGAATGACCGCGCCACGCTCACCACCACCGACACGCCCGGCAAATACCGCGCGCATATCAAAGTCGAAATGGGGGGCACCTGGGAAGCCCAAATCGCTTATCAAGGCCCGCAAGGCACCGGCAAGGCGAGCATGAACGTGCAGACGAAATGA
- a CDS encoding cupredoxin domain-containing protein yields the protein MKHKTTKVLGGALLLAALTLSTAAFGEWQASGKANPYANRTPAPPAQTTPQDGVQTATIEVTGKGFEPASLKLQVGTPAKVTFTRKTDETCAKEVVIKDYNLKRALPLDEAVTLEFTPRKGEFSFACGMNMLKGKLIVE from the coding sequence ATGAAGCACAAAACAACCAAAGTACTGGGCGGGGCGCTGCTGCTTGCCGCCCTCACGCTCTCAACCGCCGCCTTCGGCGAATGGCAGGCGAGCGGCAAGGCAAACCCATACGCCAACCGCACGCCAGCGCCGCCCGCACAAACAACGCCGCAAGACGGCGTGCAGACTGCGACCATCGAAGTCACGGGCAAGGGCTTTGAGCCAGCCAGCCTAAAGCTGCAAGTGGGCACACCGGCCAAAGTGACGTTCACCAGAAAGACGGACGAGACCTGCGCCAAAGAGGTCGTCATCAAGGATTACAACCTCAAGCGCGCGCTGCCGCTCGATGAAGCGGTGACGCTCGAATTCACGCCGCGCAAAGGCGAATTCAGCTTTGCCTGCGGGATGAACATGCTCAAGGGCAAACTGATCGTGGAATGA
- the bshB1 gene encoding bacillithiol biosynthesis deacetylase BshB1: MNVSGQTQLDVLAIAAHPDDVELSAGGTLIKLAQQGYKTGVLDLTRGEASTRGTPEIRAFEAARAAQLLGLSMRENLDLGDAHIWVNEESRTKLVRVLRRWRPRLVLTQYWDDPHPDHAHTAQLVREAAHLAGLAKYDAKPKLERWRPNCVAYFLLPRTVAPTFIVDISATFTRKWEAIRAHTSQFFNAKSKEPQSRVSSDQFLREMDARDRYFGALIGAAYGEAFFVREALNVDDPVALLTRKMNLYS, from the coding sequence ATGAATGTTAGCGGCCAGACACAACTCGATGTCCTAGCCATCGCGGCACATCCCGACGATGTGGAATTGTCCGCCGGAGGAACGCTCATCAAACTGGCGCAGCAGGGTTATAAAACCGGCGTCCTCGATCTGACGCGCGGCGAAGCGAGCACACGCGGCACCCCGGAAATCCGCGCTTTTGAAGCAGCCCGCGCGGCACAATTGCTGGGGCTTTCCATGCGCGAAAACCTGGATTTGGGCGATGCGCACATTTGGGTCAACGAAGAGTCACGCACGAAACTGGTGCGCGTGTTGCGCCGCTGGCGTCCGCGTCTGGTGTTGACGCAATACTGGGATGACCCGCACCCTGACCATGCCCACACCGCGCAACTGGTGCGCGAAGCCGCCCATCTGGCGGGCTTGGCGAAATACGACGCCAAACCAAAGCTCGAACGCTGGCGACCGAACTGTGTCGCCTATTTCCTTCTCCCCCGCACCGTCGCGCCGACCTTTATCGTAGACATCAGCGCCACCTTCACGCGCAAGTGGGAAGCCATCCGCGCCCACACCTCGCAATTTTTCAACGCCAAGAGCAAGGAACCGCAATCGCGCGTCAGCAGCGATCAATTCCTGCGCGAAATGGACGCGCGCGACCGCTACTTTGGCGCGTTAATCGGCGCGGCTTATGGCGAAGCTTTTTTCGTGCGCGAGGCATTGAACGTGGACGATCCGGTCGCGCTGCTGACGCGGAAAATGAACTTGTATTCTTGA
- a CDS encoding efflux RND transporter permease subunit, protein MINRIIEFSLKNRFIVVAAYVLLAGWGYWALLHTPIDAIPDLSDNQVIVFTDWVGRSPQEVEDQVTYPLSTALQGLPGVRAVRGQSAFGFSMINVIFEDAIDLYWARTRVLERLNLITAQLPTGAAPTLGPDASGVGQIFWYTLEGAGQSLRDLRSLQDWFVRYQLNSVPGVAEVASVGGHVQQYQIDVDPNRLRAYAIPFSMVAEAVRRSNSNVGGNVIEQNGQWSVVRGVGLIESTGDIENIVIGSSSGERGGTPVYVRNVAAVKLGNAFRVGVLDRDGKEAVGGVVIARYGVNALEVINGVKEKLKAIEAGLPHGVRIVPFYDRTELILRATETLKRALIEELLLVTLAHIIFLFHFRSILIVTIPLPLAVLVSFLFMRYLGISSNLMSLAGIAIAIGVLVDAGIVVTENAFRQIEKKGVAPTDRRRVWVTVLEATQLVGRPIFFSMTIIILAFIPVFALTGREGKLFHPLAFTKTFAMAGATLIAITLVPVLCTLLLGGKFHAEDDNLVMRALHKLYRPALRFALAHRALTLLLAAVLFAGALYRATHIGSEFMPELNEGEAMYMPITDPAISIDEALRVMQMQDRTLKSFPEVAWVVGKAGRAETSTDPAPVNMNETLVHLKPPAEWRPGMTREKLIAEMDAKLTMPGVQNIWTQPIINRIEMLTTGIRTEVGVKIYGSNLQELERLSNEAAAALRTVPGAGNVSPEPLTGAPYVDIKLDRQAAARYGIGVQAIQEVIDMGIGESNLTVTIEGRKRFPVRVRYAPQYRTTPESLGQLLVSAPNGMQIPLAQLATIRSTQGASMIASENGLLRGTVLLNVRGRDVGSFVEEAKPLLINRVPLPPGYYFEWSGQYENQQRARARLQLVLPLVLVVIFVLLYLTYNSFIEAAHVLLAVPFALTGGVYLVAALGYNFSVAVWVGFIALFGTAVQTGMVMVIYLNEAVERKRAELGGLTHDTLQQAVMEGAVLRLRPKVMTVSTVVAGLLPIMWSHSAGAEVMKPLAAPVLGGMVSSLLHVLIVTPVIFSWLHERKLKREAVKATVNEQLSDTGNEPVAIDDGQG, encoded by the coding sequence ATGATTAACCGCATCATTGAATTTTCGCTGAAGAATCGCTTCATCGTCGTGGCGGCGTATGTGCTGCTGGCGGGCTGGGGGTATTGGGCGCTGCTGCACACGCCGATTGATGCGATTCCCGATTTGTCGGACAACCAGGTCATCGTCTTCACCGACTGGGTAGGCCGTTCGCCGCAAGAGGTCGAAGACCAGGTGACTTATCCGCTCTCGACGGCATTGCAGGGATTGCCGGGCGTGCGCGCGGTGCGCGGGCAATCGGCGTTCGGGTTCTCGATGATCAATGTGATCTTTGAGGATGCGATTGATTTGTACTGGGCGCGCACGCGCGTGCTGGAACGTCTGAACCTGATCACCGCGCAATTGCCGACAGGGGCCGCGCCGACGCTGGGGCCGGATGCTTCGGGCGTCGGGCAGATTTTCTGGTACACGTTGGAAGGAGCGGGGCAAAGCCTGCGCGATTTGCGTTCATTGCAGGATTGGTTCGTGCGCTACCAACTCAACTCGGTGCCCGGCGTGGCCGAGGTCGCTTCGGTCGGCGGGCACGTCCAGCAATACCAAATTGACGTAGACCCGAACCGGCTGCGCGCCTATGCGATTCCGTTCTCGATGGTGGCCGAAGCCGTGCGGCGCAGCAACTCCAATGTCGGCGGCAACGTGATCGAACAGAACGGCCAGTGGTCGGTCGTGCGCGGCGTCGGGCTGATCGAATCCACTGGCGACATTGAGAACATCGTGATCGGTTCATCTTCCGGTGAAAGAGGCGGCACGCCCGTGTACGTGCGCAACGTCGCGGCGGTCAAACTCGGCAATGCTTTCCGCGTCGGCGTGCTCGACCGCGATGGCAAAGAGGCGGTGGGCGGCGTGGTCATTGCGCGCTACGGCGTCAATGCGCTCGAAGTCATCAACGGCGTCAAAGAAAAGCTCAAAGCCATCGAAGCCGGACTGCCGCACGGCGTGCGCATCGTGCCGTTTTATGACCGGACGGAATTGATCCTGCGCGCGACCGAAACGCTCAAACGCGCGCTGATCGAAGAGTTATTGCTGGTCACGCTGGCGCACATCATTTTCCTTTTCCATTTTCGCTCCATCCTGATCGTCACGATCCCGTTGCCACTGGCCGTGCTGGTGTCTTTCCTGTTTATGCGTTACCTCGGCATCAGTTCGAATCTGATGTCGCTGGCCGGGATTGCGATTGCGATTGGCGTGCTGGTTGATGCGGGCATCGTCGTGACCGAAAACGCCTTTCGCCAAATCGAAAAGAAAGGCGTCGCGCCCACAGACCGGCGGCGCGTTTGGGTGACGGTGCTCGAAGCGACCCAACTGGTGGGCCGCCCGATCTTCTTTTCGATGACGATCATCATCCTGGCGTTCATCCCTGTCTTTGCGCTGACGGGCCGCGAGGGGAAGCTGTTTCATCCGCTGGCCTTCACCAAAACCTTTGCGATGGCGGGCGCGACGCTCATCGCGATCACGCTGGTGCCCGTGCTTTGCACCTTGTTGCTGGGCGGAAAGTTTCACGCCGAAGACGACAATCTGGTGATGCGCGCTTTGCACAAGCTCTATCGCCCGGCGCTGCGGTTCGCGCTGGCGCATCGCGCGCTGACGCTTTTGCTGGCGGCGGTGCTGTTCGCGGGCGCGCTTTATCGGGCCACACACATCGGCAGCGAATTCATGCCGGAACTTAACGAAGGCGAAGCGATGTACATGCCGATCACCGATCCGGCGATTTCAATAGACGAGGCGTTGCGCGTGATGCAGATGCAGGATCGCACGCTCAAATCCTTTCCCGAAGTCGCCTGGGTAGTCGGCAAGGCGGGCCGCGCCGAAACCTCGACCGATCCCGCGCCGGTGAACATGAACGAAACCCTCGTCCATCTGAAACCGCCCGCCGAATGGCGGCCCGGCATGACGCGCGAAAAACTGATCGCCGAGATGGACGCGAAACTCACCATGCCCGGCGTCCAAAACATCTGGACGCAGCCCATCATCAACCGCATCGAGATGCTGACCACCGGCATCCGCACCGAGGTCGGCGTCAAAATTTACGGCAGCAATTTGCAGGAGTTGGAACGGCTTTCAAACGAAGCCGCCGCCGCGCTACGCACCGTGCCGGGCGCGGGCAACGTCTCGCCCGAACCGCTGACCGGCGCGCCTTACGTTGACATCAAACTCGACCGGCAGGCGGCGGCGCGTTACGGCATCGGCGTGCAGGCGATTCAGGAGGTCATTGATATGGGCATCGGCGAAAGCAATTTGACCGTGACCATCGAGGGGCGCAAACGGTTCCCGGTGCGCGTGCGTTACGCGCCGCAATACCGCACGACGCCTGAATCGCTGGGGCAATTGCTGGTGTCCGCGCCGAACGGGATGCAGATTCCGCTCGCGCAATTGGCGACGATTCGTTCGACGCAGGGCGCTTCGATGATCGCCAGCGAGAACGGGCTGTTGCGCGGGACGGTGCTGCTCAACGTGCGCGGGCGCGACGTGGGCAGCTTTGTCGAAGAGGCCAAACCGCTGCTCATCAACCGCGTGCCGTTGCCGCCGGGTTATTACTTTGAATGGAGCGGGCAATATGAAAACCAGCAACGCGCCCGCGCCCGGTTGCAACTGGTCTTGCCGCTCGTGCTGGTCGTGATTTTTGTGCTGCTCTATTTGACCTACAACTCATTTATTGAAGCCGCGCACGTCTTGCTGGCCGTGCCGTTTGCGCTGACGGGTGGCGTCTATTTGGTCGCGGCGCTCGGCTACAACTTTTCGGTGGCGGTCTGGGTCGGCTTCATCGCGCTGTTCGGCACGGCGGTGCAAACGGGCATGGTGATGGTGATTTATTTGAATGAAGCGGTCGAACGCAAACGGGCCGAACTGGGCGGCCTGACGCACGACACCTTGCAACAGGCGGTGATGGAAGGCGCGGTCTTGCGCCTGCGGCCAAAGGTCATGACCGTCTCGACCGTCGTCGCGGGGTTGTTGCCGATTATGTGGAGTCACAGCGCGGGCGCGGAGGTGATGAAACCGCTCGCCGCGCCGGTATTGGGCGGCATGGTTTCGTCGTTGTTGCACGTGCTGATCGTCACGCCGGTGATCTTTTCGTGGCTGCACGAGCGCAAGCTCAAAAGGGAGGCAGTCAAGGCGACGGTCAATGAACAACTATCCGACACTGGCAATGAGCCGGTGGCAATTGATGATGGTCAGGGATGA